In the genome of Desulfofundulus luciae, the window GGGCCCGGCCAGTAAACGTACCCCGCAGGCAAAACTTTGCTTTGGACGTACCGGGCGTGATCGCGGCGGCCCGGCATCCCGAAACCCGGGTGATCTTCCTGTGTTCACCCAACAACCCCACGGGGAACGCCACCCCGCCGGAGGAAGTGGCCGAAATACTAAAGAACAGCCGCGCCCTGGTGGTGGTGGACGAGGCCTACCAGGAATTTGGCGGGGAGAGCTGTATACCCCTGTTGAAGGAATACTCCAACCTGGTGGTCCTGCGCACCTTTTCCAAGGCTTTCGGGTTGGCCGGCCTGCGGGTGGGCTATTTGCTGGCCGATCCGGCAGTGGTTCAACAACTGCTGCGCATCAAACAGCCCTTTAATTTGAACGCCTTTTCCCAGCTTGCCGCCCGCACGGTAATGGCCCGCCGGGAAGAGTTCAACCGTTTGATCAAACTGATCCTGCAGGACCGGGAGGAACTTTACCGGGAACTGGCTGCCCTGCCGGGGGTTGAGGTTTTTCCCACGGCGGCCAATTTTATTCTTTTCCGCACTCCTTTACCGGCGGAGCAGGTTTACCGGGAGTTGCTGGCGAAAGGGATCTTGATCCGCAACATGCACGGCCCCGGGCTGGAACAATGCCTGCGGGTAACGGTGGGGAAAAGGGATGAAAATCGACTTTTCCTGGAAAAGCTAAAAACGATTTTGGGGTTGTAGGGGGTGGGGAAAATAAGTTCACAGAGGGTGGCCGGGATTAAGCGCCGTACCGGTGAAACGGAAATCCGGGTGCACCTGAACCTGGATGGGACGGGCAACTACCAGATCAGAACGGGCATCGGCTTTCTGGATCACATGCTTTGCCTTTTCACCCGGCACGCCTGTTTTGACCTTGAGCTTAACGCCCGGGGTGACCTGGAAGTGGACGGCCACCACACGGCGGAAGATACGGCCATTTGCCTGGGCCGGGCATTGAAGGAAGCCCTGGGCAAAAAGGAAGGCATCAATCGTTACGGCCACGCCCTTTTGCCCATGGATGAGGCTCTAGTGCTGGTGGCGGTAGATTTAAGCGGGCGGGGCTTTTTGGCCTACGATGTTTCCCTGCCGTCACCCCGGGTGGGGAATTTCGATACCGAGCTGGTGGAAGAATTCCTGCGGGCGCTGGCCTTAAACGGGGAGTTTACCCTGCACGTACGCCTGCTGGCCGGGCGGAACACCCACCATATTATTGAAGCCATCTTCAAGGGCCTGGGCCGGGCGCTGAAATCTGCCCTGGCCGCAGATCCCCGGACGCCGGGTGTACCCTCCACTAAGGGGTTGTTGTAGTGTTCTGGCGGGGGAGGGGACGAGAGTTTTGATTGCCATCATTGATTACGGGATGGGGAACCTGCGCAGTGTACAGAAAGCCTTTGAGAGAGTGGGGTTTGGAGCCGAGGTGGTGCAGGATCCGGCCCGGGTAGGACAGGCCCGGGGAGTGGTCCTGCCGGGAGTGGGAGCCTTCCGGGATGCCATGGACAATCTTATAGCCGCCGGCCTGGACCAGGCGGTGAAAGAGGCCATCGCCGGAGGCAAACCCTTTTTGGGCATCTGCCTGGGGCTGCAGCTCCTGTTTGAAACGAGTGAGGAGTTTGGCTCGACACCGGGCCTGGGTATTTTCCCCGGCCGGGTGCGCCGTATTCACTGGGAGGTTAAAATCCCCCACATGGGGTGGAACCAGGTATTTTTCCAGAAGGAGATTTCCCTGACCCGGGGAATTCCTGACGGAGCAACTTTTTATTTCGTTCATTCATATTATGTAGACCCGGGGGACCAGGACCTGGTGGCGGGGGTAACTACCTACGGTCAGCCCTTTACCTCCATGGTCAATCGGGGTAACGTTTTTGGCATCCAGTTTCACCCGGAAAAGAGCAGCACCCTGGGGCTAAAAATTCTGCAAAACTTTGGGGAGTTGGTGGCCAAATGTTAATTATCCCGGCAATTGACCTGCGGGCAGGTAAATGTGTACGCCTGGTGGAGGGCCGGCTTGACAGGGAAACGGTTTATTCCGATGATCCCGTCGCCGTAGCCCGCCTTTGGGAAGACCAGGGCGCCCGCTGGCTGCACGTGGTGGATCTGGATGGAGCCTTTACCGGCGAGCCCAAAAACTGGGACATGATCCGGGGCATCCTTTCCGCCGTTCGCATACCCGTGCAGGTGGGAGGGGGTATCCGGGACATGGCGGTAATTGAACAACTGCTGGAGCTGGGGGCTGCCCGGGTAATCCTGGGCACGGTGGCCATTATCAATCCCGGTATGGTGGCCGAAGCCTGTACCCGTTACGGCGAGTCCATTGTGGTGGGCATTGATGCCCGCAACGGCAAAGTGGCCATTGAAGGCTGGGGAGTTACGGCCGAAAAGAACGCCCTGGAACTGGCCGCCGAGATGAAAGGCCTGGGTGTCAAACGGGTGGTGTTTACCGACATCTGGCGGGACGGTACACTGAAAGGCCCGAACCTGGCCGTGGTGGAAGAAGTGGCCCGGTCCACGCAGCTCAAGATCATTGCATCCGGGGGAGTTTCCAGTCTGGCCGACCTGCGGGCACTGAAGGCCATGGAACCCCTGGGGGTGGAAGCGGTGATTATCGGCAAGGCCCTTTATGCCGGCACTATAAATTTGCGGGATGCCCTGAACATTGCCCGGGAGGAATTGGAGGAACAGGTGTGCTGACCAAACGCATCATCCCCTGTTTGGACGTCACCGATGGCCGGGTGGTGAAGGGAACCAATTTTCTAAACCTGCGGGACGCCGGGGATCCCGTGGAGCTGGCTGCTCTTTATGACCGGGAAGGGGCCGACGAACTGGTCTTCTTAGATATTACCGCCTCGGCCAGGGGCCGCAAAACGGTCCTGGACATGGTTTACCGCACGGCGGGAGAAGTATTCATCCCTTTTACCGTGGGCGGCGGGATTAGCTCCCTGGATGACATCCGGGCCATCCTGTCTGCAGGAGCCGACAAGGTGTCCATAAATACTGCGGCGGTAAAAAACCCCCGGCTGGTGGCGGAAGCGGCCCAGCGATTTGGCAGTCAATGCATTGTGGTGGCCATTGATGCCCGCCGGGTTGGTGAAGCAAAATGGGAAGTGTACATACACGGCGGACGTACCCCCACCGGCATCGACGCCATCCATTGGGCCAGGCAGGTGGAAGCACTGGGGGCAGGGGAAATCCTGCTCACCAGTATGGACAGGGACGGCACCAAAGACGGCTATGACCTTGAACTAACCCGTACCGTGGCCCGGGCGGTAAACATACCGGTAATTGCTTCCGGTGGGGTGGGAACTTTAGAACATATTGCCCAGGGGCTGACCACCGGCGAGGCCGATGCTGCCCTGGCGGCTTCCATCTTCCATTTTGGTGAGTACTCCATCCGCCAGGTTAAGGAGTACCTCAAGGAACGGGGTGTCCCCGTACGGCTGCCCTGCTAGGTAAAGGTACACGGCATTTACGCGGCATATAATCGCGGCATATTAAAAAAACAGGAGGATAAACCTATGACCTTTGACGCCAGTTGTTTGAAATACGACGGTGCCGGTTTGATCCCGGCCATCATCCAGGACACCGATACCAATATAGTGTTGATGATGGCCTACATGAACAAGGAAGCGCTGGAAAAAACCCTGGCCACCGGGGAAACCTGGTTTTGGAGCCGTAGCCGGCAAAAGTTGTGGCACAAGGGGGAAACCTCCGGCAACGTGCAAAAGGTGCAGGAGATAACCTACGATTGCGACCGGGACACCCTGCTGGTCAAGGTGAAGCAAACGGGAGCCGCCTGCCACGAAGGTTATTACACCTGCTTCCACTACCGCATTAATCCGGAAACAGGGCAAACGGAAGTGATTGGGGAGCAGCAGTTTAACCCGGAAGAGGTTTACGGCCCCAAATCCCAGCCGGAGGATAACCCGCCGGCGGCAGAAGATAGCGGTGGCGCACCTGCACTGGGGCACGAAGGTGATGAAAAAAAAGCTCCAGCGGTTAATGCCTTGATACTGGAGGAACTGTTCCAGGTAATCAAGGAACGGCAGGAAAAACGTCCCCCCGGTTCCTATACCGCCAAACTCTTCAACAAGGGCCTGGACAAAATGCTCGAAAAGCTGGGGGAAGAGACCACCGAACTGATCATCGAGGCCAAGAACCGGGACCGGGAAGAGGTTGTCGAGGAAAGCGCCGATGTCCTTTACCACCTGCTGGTAATCCTGGCCGAACAGGGCATTACGCCGGCAGAGGTGTTTGCTGAACTGGCCGAGCGGCGGAAGGACGATTAACTGGAGTTTCCCGGCTGAACTGCATATAAGCAGTTCAGTCTTTGAAGGCATGGCGTTGTCCTGAGCGAACGACTTTGCGGAGCGCCGGTAACAGTACCCGGTGAAGCGAGGCCGCCGGCTCGGCTCTCGAGGACACCAAACGCAATCAAACGGAAGAACACCTATTGGAACACATCGGGCAGTTTGAAGACGACTGAAAGACAGCGGTGACGATGGTAATCCGCAGAGAGCCAGAGCCGGCCCGAAGCGAACCGTGGTACTGTCGGCGCGGAGCACTGGAGTGAGCGTGGACAACGCCGTGCCTCATCACAGACAAGCTTTGGTTCTGTTGTAGAACAACGAGCCTTCCGACATGACTAATAAAAATTTCCCCGGTCTTGTTGTTAAATACGCCGGGTTTTTCTTTTGCAGTGGTACCGAAAGACCAGGGCCTGTGGTATAATGCACCCTGGATGGGAAGTGATCGGCAAATGGACCTGTTGAAAAACCTGAATGAAGCCCAAAAAGAAGCAGTGCAGCACAAAGACGGGCCCCTTTTAGTGCTGGCGGGCGCGGGCAGCGGTAAAACCCGGGTACTGACCACCCGTATCGCCTATCTCCTGCAGCAGGGGGTGGACCCGCACCATATCCTGGCCATCACCTTTACCAACAAGGCGGCCCGGGAAATGAAGGAACGGGTCCAGACCATGGTTCCCCATGTAGCGCGGGACCTGTGGGTTTCCACCTTCCATTCGGCCTGCCTGCGCATCCTGCGCAAGCAAGCCCGTTTTCTGGGCTACTCCGAGAATTTTGTGGTTTACGATGAGCATGACCAGCAAACGGTTCTGAAAGATTGCCTGAAAGAATTAAACCTGGATGAGAAAAGGTTTCCACCCCGGGCCGTGGCCGCGGTCATTTCCGGAGCGAAAAATAAACTGTTAGGACCCGATGCTTACCAGGACGAGGCCTTTGATTTCTATTCCCGTCATGTGGCCCGTATTTACGCCCTGTACCAGGACAAGCTATTCCGCAACAACGCCCTGGATTTTGACGACCTGATCATGCTCACGGTGCGCCTGTTCCGGGAAAACCCCGCGGTCTTACGCTATTATCAGAACCGTTTTCGTTATATCCTGGTGGACGAGTACCAGGACACCAACCACGCCCAGTACGTGCTGGTGAACCTCCTGGCCCGGGAGCACCGTAACCTCTGCGTGGTGGGGGATCCGGATCAGGGTATTTATAGCTGGCGTGGGGCGAATATCCAGAACATCCTCGACTTTGAAAAAGACTACCCCGACGCAAAGGTGGTCAAACTGGAGCAAAACTACCGCTCCACCCAGACCATTCTGGATGCCGCCAATCACGTCATCCGGCGCAACCGGGGGCGCAAGGAAAAAAGGCTCTGGACGGCCGCCGGTGCGGGGAACCCGGTGGTGGTTTACCTGGCCCACGACGAGCGGGCCGAGGCCGATTTCGTGGCCGACCGTATCACCCGGCTCCACCGCCTGGGAGTGCCCTACCGGGATATGGCGGTGCTTTACCGCACCCACGCCATGTCCCGGGTGCTGGAGGAAATTTTGCTGCACCGGGGGATTCCCTACACCATTGTGGGCGGCCTGCGTTTCTACGACCGCAAGGAAATCAAGGACCTGCTGGCCTACCTCCGGCTGGTGGTGAACCCGTCAGACACGGTAAGTTTAAGGCGCATTATTAACGTACCACGGCGGGGCATCGGGGAGG includes:
- the hisC gene encoding histidinol-phosphate transaminase, yielding MNAAFDPAALVRPDLDGLVPYQVHVHHNVIKLDANENPYDFPVSIREEIWRELGNHTFTRYPDPVAGDLVDRLSDYTGVPAGGILAGNGSDELILTLLLTFGTGGRVVITPPTFSMYEVHARIAGARPVNVPRRQNFALDVPGVIAAARHPETRVIFLCSPNNPTGNATPPEEVAEILKNSRALVVVDEAYQEFGGESCIPLLKEYSNLVVLRTFSKAFGLAGLRVGYLLADPAVVQQLLRIKQPFNLNAFSQLAARTVMARREEFNRLIKLILQDREELYRELAALPGVEVFPTAANFILFRTPLPAEQVYRELLAKGILIRNMHGPGLEQCLRVTVGKRDENRLFLEKLKTILGL
- the hisB gene encoding imidazoleglycerol-phosphate dehydratase HisB, whose translation is MAGIKRRTGETEIRVHLNLDGTGNYQIRTGIGFLDHMLCLFTRHACFDLELNARGDLEVDGHHTAEDTAICLGRALKEALGKKEGINRYGHALLPMDEALVLVAVDLSGRGFLAYDVSLPSPRVGNFDTELVEEFLRALALNGEFTLHVRLLAGRNTHHIIEAIFKGLGRALKSALAADPRTPGVPSTKGLL
- the hisH gene encoding imidazole glycerol phosphate synthase subunit HisH; translated protein: MIAIIDYGMGNLRSVQKAFERVGFGAEVVQDPARVGQARGVVLPGVGAFRDAMDNLIAAGLDQAVKEAIAGGKPFLGICLGLQLLFETSEEFGSTPGLGIFPGRVRRIHWEVKIPHMGWNQVFFQKEISLTRGIPDGATFYFVHSYYVDPGDQDLVAGVTTYGQPFTSMVNRGNVFGIQFHPEKSSTLGLKILQNFGELVAKC
- the hisA gene encoding 1-(5-phosphoribosyl)-5-[(5-phosphoribosylamino)methylideneamino]imidazole-4-carboxamide isomerase is translated as MLIIPAIDLRAGKCVRLVEGRLDRETVYSDDPVAVARLWEDQGARWLHVVDLDGAFTGEPKNWDMIRGILSAVRIPVQVGGGIRDMAVIEQLLELGAARVILGTVAIINPGMVAEACTRYGESIVVGIDARNGKVAIEGWGVTAEKNALELAAEMKGLGVKRVVFTDIWRDGTLKGPNLAVVEEVARSTQLKIIASGGVSSLADLRALKAMEPLGVEAVIIGKALYAGTINLRDALNIAREELEEQVC
- the hisF gene encoding imidazole glycerol phosphate synthase subunit HisF; the protein is MLTKRIIPCLDVTDGRVVKGTNFLNLRDAGDPVELAALYDREGADELVFLDITASARGRKTVLDMVYRTAGEVFIPFTVGGGISSLDDIRAILSAGADKVSINTAAVKNPRLVAEAAQRFGSQCIVVAIDARRVGEAKWEVYIHGGRTPTGIDAIHWARQVEALGAGEILLTSMDRDGTKDGYDLELTRTVARAVNIPVIASGGVGTLEHIAQGLTTGEADAALAASIFHFGEYSIRQVKEYLKERGVPVRLPC
- the hisI gene encoding phosphoribosyl-AMP cyclohydrolase; translation: MTFDASCLKYDGAGLIPAIIQDTDTNIVLMMAYMNKEALEKTLATGETWFWSRSRQKLWHKGETSGNVQKVQEITYDCDRDTLLVKVKQTGAACHEGYYTCFHYRINPETGQTEVIGEQQFNPEEVYGPKSQPEDNPPAAEDSGGAPALGHEGDEKKAPAVNALILEELFQVIKERQEKRPPGSYTAKLFNKGLDKMLEKLGEETTELIIEAKNRDREEVVEESADVLYHLLVILAEQGITPAEVFAELAERRKDD
- the pcrA gene encoding DNA helicase PcrA, with the protein product MDLLKNLNEAQKEAVQHKDGPLLVLAGAGSGKTRVLTTRIAYLLQQGVDPHHILAITFTNKAAREMKERVQTMVPHVARDLWVSTFHSACLRILRKQARFLGYSENFVVYDEHDQQTVLKDCLKELNLDEKRFPPRAVAAVISGAKNKLLGPDAYQDEAFDFYSRHVARIYALYQDKLFRNNALDFDDLIMLTVRLFRENPAVLRYYQNRFRYILVDEYQDTNHAQYVLVNLLAREHRNLCVVGDPDQGIYSWRGANIQNILDFEKDYPDAKVVKLEQNYRSTQTILDAANHVIRRNRGRKEKRLWTAAGAGNPVVVYLAHDERAEADFVADRITRLHRLGVPYRDMAVLYRTHAMSRVLEEILLHRGIPYTIVGGLRFYDRKEIKDLLAYLRLVVNPSDTVSLRRIINVPRRGIGEASFNRLLAFSAAREIPVLEALARAEEIPGLTKSVRAACMELARLFGWLYEHQGELTVTGLAWEVLQRSGYWQELLTENTVESRTRQENLKEFLSVTQDFDRQAGERTLSAFLAELSLVSDIDRYDEEADQVVLMTLHSAKGLEFPVVFLVGMEEGVFPHSRSLVEPAELEEERRLCYVGITRARERLYLTHCWQRTLYGATRHNDPSRFLEEIPPHLVTVDDPLDSGNGEGRPKPAPGGAGLLRGAGKDREPGMLPPVREQAPGYAFSPGDRVRHRKWGQGTVVNVRGHGENAELQVEFPNLGTKILLARYAPLERV